A single Elephas maximus indicus isolate mEleMax1 chromosome 2, mEleMax1 primary haplotype, whole genome shotgun sequence DNA region contains:
- the IL5 gene encoding interleukin-5 isoform X2 produces the protein MLLQLSLLVLGAGYACTLAIEIPVHRLVAETLALLSTHRTLLIGDGTPRILTPVHENHQLCTEEIFQGIDTLKNQTVQDDAVGKLFKNLSLLKEYIDLQKKKCGGERRKVKQFLDYLEEFLGVISTDWIIDS, from the exons ATGCTTCTGCAGTTGAGTTTGCTAGTGCTTGGAGCTGGCTATGCTTGTACCCTTGCCATAGAAATTCCAGTGCATAGACTGGTGGCAGAGACCTTGGCACTGCTCTCGACTCATCGAACTCTGCTGATAGGCGAtggg ACCCCAAGGATTCTTACTCCTGTGCATGAAAAT CACCAACTGTGCACTGAAGAAATCTTCCAGGGAATAGATACACTGAAGAATCAAACTGTACAAGACGATGCTGTGGGAAAACTATTTAAAAACTTGTCTTTACTCAAGGAATACATAGACCTCCAGAAA AAAAAGTGCGGAGGAGAAAGACGGAAAGTAAAGCAATTCCTAGACTACCTGGAAGAGTTTCTTGGTGTAATAAGCACTGATTGGATAATAGACAGTTGA
- the IL5 gene encoding interleukin-5 isoform X1 — MFQTPRILTPVHENHQLCTEEIFQGIDTLKNQTVQDDAVGKLFKNLSLLKEYIDLQKKKCGGERRKVKQFLDYLEEFLGVISTDWIIDS; from the exons ATGTTTCAG ACCCCAAGGATTCTTACTCCTGTGCATGAAAAT CACCAACTGTGCACTGAAGAAATCTTCCAGGGAATAGATACACTGAAGAATCAAACTGTACAAGACGATGCTGTGGGAAAACTATTTAAAAACTTGTCTTTACTCAAGGAATACATAGACCTCCAGAAA AAAAAGTGCGGAGGAGAAAGACGGAAAGTAAAGCAATTCCTAGACTACCTGGAAGAGTTTCTTGGTGTAATAAGCACTGATTGGATAATAGACAGTTGA